One window from the genome of Dyadobacter sp. CECT 9275 encodes:
- a CDS encoding sensor histidine kinase yields MKKLLDQSLRPLVIYAMVVLIISIPVYFLTINWIWENELDKHHYAIREKLEKRLTSMDLPDSSVSEMINMLDKVQPGFSFTQTAAPSPDSSYTLIRFDTFMNDREQFRCLTTDIRVNGTLLRVLIETNMEEIDETILAIAAVTIFFFILLLAGFVYLNRKTSLRVWRPFYETLASLHAFRLEGGKPAALPVSQVTEFTDLNQSLDRLMEASLASYRQQKEFTENASHELQTPLAIIKSKLDLLLQSRSLDQSQMQILEDAYQAINRVTRINKNLLLLAKIEHAQFDGQQDISLPTLLTALSVQFADRFESSGIRYIQQVSEMTLQANPMLLEILITNLLVNSLRHTPAGGSVSIRAEQRKLIFANTGTSPLDEQNLFRRFAQASSEHAGSGLGLAIAREICERYNWQIAYDFDCSHHHFTVSF; encoded by the coding sequence ATGAAAAAATTGCTGGACCAAAGCCTTCGCCCGCTGGTGATTTATGCGATGGTCGTACTGATCATAAGCATTCCCGTTTATTTTTTGACCATCAACTGGATCTGGGAAAATGAACTGGATAAACACCATTATGCGATCCGCGAAAAACTTGAAAAAAGACTGACCAGCATGGATCTTCCAGACAGCTCGGTGAGTGAAATGATCAATATGTTAGATAAAGTGCAGCCGGGATTTTCATTTACCCAAACTGCTGCGCCCAGTCCCGACAGCAGTTACACGCTTATCCGGTTTGATACTTTCATGAATGACCGTGAACAGTTTCGATGTTTGACGACCGATATCCGGGTGAATGGAACACTCCTGCGGGTCCTGATTGAAACCAATATGGAAGAAATCGACGAAACGATCCTGGCGATCGCAGCAGTTACTATTTTCTTCTTTATCCTGCTATTGGCCGGCTTTGTTTACCTAAACCGCAAGACTTCACTGCGCGTCTGGCGGCCATTTTATGAAACACTGGCCAGTCTCCATGCTTTTAGATTGGAAGGTGGTAAACCGGCAGCATTACCTGTTTCACAAGTAACCGAATTTACTGACCTGAATCAAAGCCTTGACAGGCTTATGGAAGCAAGTTTAGCCTCGTACAGACAACAAAAGGAATTTACTGAAAATGCCTCCCACGAGCTGCAAACACCATTAGCAATCATCAAATCCAAGCTCGACCTGCTGCTGCAAAGTCGCTCGCTCGACCAGTCGCAAATGCAGATCCTTGAAGATGCCTATCAGGCCATTAACCGCGTCACAAGGATCAATAAAAACCTTTTACTCCTGGCAAAAATCGAGCATGCACAGTTTGACGGGCAGCAGGACATTTCCTTACCGACATTGCTTACTGCGCTGAGCGTGCAATTTGCCGACAGGTTTGAAAGCAGCGGCATTCGCTACATTCAGCAAGTAAGTGAAATGACTTTGCAGGCCAATCCGATGCTTTTGGAAATCCTGATTACAAACCTGCTTGTGAACTCGTTGCGCCACACCCCGGCAGGTGGCAGTGTTTCCATACGCGCGGAACAGCGCAAACTAATATTTGCAAACACGGGCACATCACCGCTTGATGAGCAAAACCTTTTCCGGCGGTTTGCGCAGGCATCCTCTGAGCACGCTGGTAGTGGGCTTGGACTTGCTATCGCCCGTGAGATCTGTGAGCGCTACAACTGGCAGATCGCGTATGATTTCGACTGCAGCCATCATCATTTTACTGTCAGCTTCTAA